The following proteins are co-located in the Candidatus Delongbacteria bacterium genome:
- a CDS encoding cytochrome c biogenesis protein ResB, with amino-acid sequence MSFVKLLYSMKFAIILLIVIGVYSFSLVAFNEVYPSYTKEMFNQVVNGIENVDSKFNDFTKDKDMSTPEKAESVQLDFIRKSFYVDIHDWSESKYFVVDRVLQLFDQFKSYNYRFLLGLLTLSLLLCVINNTSPIFKKTFGTVFRDYKEIENMDYHKVFSTRFSPDKLSKLKFSSQNIGGETQYYLVKGRLSFSGAYLVHVGMILLVIGGLVISLYGIRFHATAWELENKLLTSSQKSTYGIDFDIKVNSYNVTYTDNRMLFTKDYYDVSGYGRKMIADFISDLSVFENGELKYRKSIEVNDPLEYKNFTFYQANSSEINENEMSKLGRKVFDKALVSLDIEGLNYKTIIRQDGLFKIGNTDFTIIPENFQCDFLNIYGPSEKPYMRSQQITFSVFKKDEYLARYIVSLDPNVETKVVRGNEKISNVNLLELEPFYMTGIEVATSPGSSLIWLGFILSTIGLIFSFYLNFHQIFISTKGGRFIVGTNTKLGGDEFFEKIIKQFS; translated from the coding sequence ATGTCTTTTGTAAAACTTTTATATTCAATGAAATTCGCAATAATCTTACTTATTGTAATTGGTGTCTACTCATTTTCTCTTGTAGCATTCAATGAAGTTTATCCATCTTACACTAAAGAGATGTTTAATCAAGTGGTCAATGGAATCGAGAATGTTGATAGTAAATTTAATGACTTTACAAAAGATAAAGACATGTCTACTCCTGAGAAAGCAGAGTCTGTACAGTTGGATTTTATTAGAAAATCCTTCTATGTGGATATTCATGATTGGAGTGAGTCTAAATATTTTGTAGTCGATAGAGTTTTACAACTTTTTGATCAGTTTAAAAGTTATAACTACAGATTTCTATTAGGTCTTTTGACCTTGAGTTTGCTTCTCTGCGTAATAAACAATACTTCTCCAATTTTTAAAAAAACCTTTGGCACTGTTTTCAGAGATTATAAAGAGATTGAGAATATGGATTACCATAAAGTTTTTAGTACAAGGTTTAGCCCTGATAAGCTGAGTAAGTTGAAATTTTCTAGCCAGAACATTGGAGGTGAAACTCAATACTATTTAGTCAAAGGAAGATTGTCATTCTCTGGTGCATATTTAGTTCATGTAGGTATGATTTTGTTAGTTATTGGCGGTCTTGTTATTTCTCTATATGGAATTAGATTTCATGCAACCGCTTGGGAGCTTGAAAATAAACTTCTTACGAGTTCTCAGAAAAGCACCTATGGTATTGATTTTGATATCAAAGTAAATAGTTACAATGTTACTTATACTGATAATAGAATGTTATTTACTAAAGATTATTATGATGTCAGTGGGTATGGAAGAAAGATGATCGCAGATTTTATTTCTGATCTTTCTGTATTTGAGAATGGAGAATTGAAATATAGAAAATCCATTGAAGTAAATGATCCGCTTGAATATAAAAATTTTACATTTTATCAGGCAAACTCATCTGAAATTAATGAAAATGAAATGTCGAAATTGGGTAGAAAAGTTTTCGATAAAGCCTTAGTAAGCCTAGATATAGAAGGATTAAATTATAAGACTATTATTAGACAAGATGGTCTTTTTAAAATTGGTAATACAGATTTTACGATTATCCCTGAAAATTTTCAATGTGATTTTCTAAATATTTATGGACCTTCTGAAAAACCGTATATGAGATCACAACAAATTACCTTCTCTGTCTTTAAAAAAGACGAGTATTTAGCAAGATATATTGTAAGTTTAGATCCAAATGTTGAAACTAAAGTTGTTAGAGGCAATGAGAAAATTTCAAATGTTAATCTTTTGGAATTAGAACCTTTCTATATGACAGGAATTGAAGTTGCTACTAGCCCTGGATCATCACTTATCTGGCTTGGTTTTATACTGTCTACTATAGGGTTGATTTTCTCATTCTACCTTAACTTCCATCAAATTTTTATATCCACAAAAGGGGGAAGGTTTATTGTTGGAACAAACACAAAGCTAGGTGGAGACGAATTTTTTGAAAAAATTATCAAGCAATTTTCATAG